From the genome of Deinococcus sp. AJ005, one region includes:
- a CDS encoding DNA gyrase subunit B, with amino-acid sequence MTKLKDQNTAPVAQTSPTQSRVVGGPGAEYTAADISVLKGLEAVRKRPGMYVQGGTGVDGYHQLLTEIIDNAIDEGTAGFADEIHVIMHADGSATVTDNGRGIPVDMMESEGRPAIEVIFTELHAGGKFGQGAYKVSGGLHGVGSSVVNALSTYLDVTVNKGGKLHHIRFEQGAVTTPLEVLGDTPSDVTWATKVSFHPDAGVFKEFDNAFSYDRIRGRLRELAYLTGLKIVVRDERTELHAGEVREEVFYEQGGIANFARALVTDDTKLLYDQPIVMRGTHSDVVVEVAFIHANTYASDNILTYANMIRTRDGGTPLTGFKTAYTRILNKYAKDKNMIKSGNPVPSGDDLLEGIYCVVSVQLGEPQFESQAKVKLLNSEAQTAVNAVVGEKFAEFLEENPKVGKTIVEKAAEAARAREAARKARDIVRRSNPLENDDLPGKLADCSSQDPAESEMFIVEGISAGGSAKGGRERRFQAILPLRGKILNVEKAELNKILKNAEIRALIAAIGAGVEGTGDRMHFDLSNLRYHKIIIMTDADMDGGHIATLLLTFFYRYMRPVVEAGYLYIAQPPLYRITVGREKKGAYLYDESALKVAVAAANKEGKKYDIQRFKGLGEMNADQLWDTTMNPETRAMKRVGIEDLIVANEVFEDLMGNEVAPRKLFIQENARFAEISV; translated from the coding sequence ATGACCAAACTTAAAGACCAGAACACTGCTCCAGTTGCCCAAACTTCACCAACCCAGTCCCGCGTCGTGGGCGGGCCGGGTGCCGAGTACACCGCCGCCGATATCTCCGTCTTGAAAGGGCTGGAGGCGGTTCGCAAACGCCCCGGCATGTACGTGCAAGGCGGAACGGGCGTGGACGGCTACCACCAGTTGCTGACCGAGATCATCGACAACGCCATCGACGAGGGCACCGCTGGCTTCGCCGACGAGATCCACGTCATCATGCACGCCGACGGCAGCGCCACCGTGACCGACAACGGGCGCGGCATTCCCGTGGACATGATGGAATCCGAGGGCCGCCCTGCCATTGAAGTGATTTTTACCGAGCTGCACGCCGGAGGCAAGTTCGGCCAGGGCGCTTACAAGGTGTCTGGCGGCCTGCACGGCGTCGGCTCCAGCGTGGTCAACGCGCTGAGTACCTACCTGGACGTGACCGTCAACAAGGGCGGCAAGCTGCATCACATCCGCTTCGAGCAGGGCGCGGTGACCACGCCACTGGAAGTGCTGGGTGACACCCCCAGTGACGTGACCTGGGCCACCAAGGTCAGCTTCCACCCCGATGCGGGCGTGTTCAAGGAGTTCGACAACGCCTTTTCCTATGACCGCATCCGGGGCCGCCTGCGGGAGCTGGCCTACCTGACTGGTCTGAAAATCGTCGTTCGCGACGAGCGCACCGAACTGCACGCTGGAGAGGTGCGTGAGGAAGTGTTCTACGAGCAGGGCGGCATCGCCAACTTCGCCCGTGCCCTCGTCACCGACGACACCAAGCTGCTGTATGACCAGCCCATCGTGATGCGCGGTACCCACAGCGACGTGGTGGTGGAAGTGGCGTTCATCCACGCCAACACCTATGCCAGCGACAACATTCTGACCTACGCCAACATGATCCGTACCCGTGACGGCGGCACGCCGCTGACCGGTTTCAAGACGGCTTACACACGCATCCTGAACAAGTACGCGAAAGACAAGAACATGATCAAGTCCGGGAACCCCGTTCCCAGCGGCGACGATCTGCTCGAAGGGATCTACTGCGTGGTCAGCGTGCAACTCGGCGAGCCACAGTTCGAGTCTCAGGCCAAGGTCAAGCTGCTGAACAGCGAGGCCCAGACGGCGGTGAACGCCGTGGTGGGCGAGAAGTTCGCCGAGTTCTTGGAAGAGAACCCCAAGGTGGGCAAGACCATCGTGGAGAAGGCCGCCGAGGCCGCCCGCGCCCGCGAGGCTGCCCGCAAGGCGAGAGACATCGTGCGCCGCAGCAACCCGCTGGAAAACGACGATCTGCCCGGCAAGCTGGCCGACTGCTCTTCCCAGGACCCCGCCGAGTCCGAGATGTTCATCGTGGAAGGCATCAGCGCGGGCGGCAGCGCCAAGGGTGGGCGTGAGCGGCGCTTCCAGGCCATCCTGCCCCTGCGCGGCAAGATCCTGAACGTGGAAAAGGCCGAGCTAAACAAGATCCTCAAGAACGCGGAAATCCGGGCACTGATTGCCGCCATCGGCGCGGGTGTGGAGGGGACCGGGGACCGGATGCACTTTGACCTGTCCAATCTGCGCTACCACAAGATCATCATCATGACCGATGCAGACATGGACGGCGGGCACATCGCCACACTGCTGCTGACCTTCTTCTACCGCTACATGCGCCCCGTCGTGGAGGCGGGTTACCTGTACATTGCCCAGCCGCCGCTGTACCGCATCACGGTGGGCCGTGAGAAGAAGGGGGCCTACCTGTACGACGAGAGCGCCCTGAAAGTGGCCGTTGCCGCCGCCAACAAGGAAGGCAAGAAATACGACATCCAGCGCTTCAAGGGCCTGGGCGAGATGAACGCCGATCAACTGTGGGACACCACCATGAACCCCGAAACCCGCGCCATGAAGCGCGTGGGCATCGAGGACCTGATCGTCGCCAATGAGGTCTTCGAGGACCTGATGGGCAATGAAGTTGCCCCGCGCAAGCTGTTCATTCAGGAAAACGCGAGGTTTGCCGAGATCAGCGTCTAA
- a CDS encoding S8/S53 family peptidase yields the protein MFGLKRFAVWRWLVAGLLCVLGAVMTACGNPGNPGVKPPEEGQARVFPLIAAPGDPVWLLDAPRDASPQGKVRVGGQTAEYITDAVSGWLRFEVPRKAGGGPQPIEFVGLSSPGLNLSLTVLPPESALQDTVLYAAASDLADIQKTYRDRLNRLLADCKGSCPSELTNTIERLSALKLPEFQPLLSGRTPGKQALASTSRPELNISKFPSPAPQPQPSQFCGQVAGVLPSSGLRTGQVISLLNLLFGGSLGTDPSTSGHPTQAPYQDGPPSAIIKKFLDAPTGNGKGVVIHVLDTASNSGDPFVMQSDVNYYNTIYKNRPYHGSIAGQVAQVVSPGATLDYQQICDKNGDCSTLNTIKALCAVAEEARKGGKHVVNLSAGGAYPTLGLLWALREVAAAGVPTAASYGNSDDCAGLVPGDRCNHFPADWSGSFATSADPKAPTLLLSVAGWDVATLQMATYNRGMLSPGVITPPPSVQAPGEFWFGGLPYFGSSFAAPVVSGVLANWMACKPGMPFLPFVNTPGQLPLPLSVVRACP from the coding sequence ATGTTTGGACTGAAGAGATTCGCCGTGTGGCGGTGGCTGGTGGCGGGCTTGCTGTGCGTGCTGGGCGCGGTGATGACGGCCTGTGGAAACCCGGGCAACCCAGGCGTGAAACCGCCCGAAGAGGGGCAGGCCCGCGTGTTTCCTTTGATCGCCGCTCCAGGCGATCCGGTCTGGTTGCTGGACGCGCCGCGCGACGCATCACCACAGGGCAAGGTCCGGGTGGGCGGCCAGACGGCGGAGTACATCACGGACGCGGTCTCGGGCTGGCTGCGTTTCGAGGTGCCGCGAAAGGCGGGCGGTGGTCCCCAGCCCATCGAGTTCGTGGGTCTGTCGTCGCCGGGACTGAACCTGAGCCTGACGGTGTTGCCCCCGGAGTCGGCCTTGCAGGACACCGTGCTGTACGCCGCCGCATCTGATCTGGCGGACATTCAGAAGACCTACCGCGACAGGTTGAATCGGCTGCTGGCCGACTGCAAAGGCTCCTGCCCCTCAGAATTGACGAACACCATTGAGCGCCTGTCTGCCCTGAAATTGCCAGAATTTCAGCCGCTCCTCTCAGGCCGCACGCCCGGCAAGCAGGCGCTGGCCTCCACCTCGCGTCCAGAGCTGAACATTTCAAAATTTCCTTCTCCAGCCCCCCAGCCCCAGCCAAGCCAGTTCTGTGGACAGGTGGCCGGTGTGCTGCCGTCCTCCGGCTTGCGTACAGGACAGGTTATCTCGCTGCTGAACCTGCTGTTTGGGGGAAGTCTGGGCACCGATCCCTCCACGTCCGGTCATCCCACCCAGGCCCCCTACCAGGACGGGCCGCCCAGCGCCATCATCAAGAAGTTCCTGGACGCCCCGACTGGCAACGGCAAGGGCGTGGTCATTCATGTGCTGGACACCGCCAGCAATTCTGGTGACCCTTTCGTGATGCAGAGCGACGTGAACTACTACAACACCATTTACAAGAATCGGCCCTACCATGGCTCCATCGCCGGTCAGGTGGCGCAGGTGGTCTCTCCTGGCGCGACGCTGGACTACCAGCAAATCTGCGACAAGAACGGCGACTGTTCCACCTTGAACACCATCAAGGCCCTCTGCGCCGTGGCCGAGGAAGCCCGCAAGGGTGGCAAGCATGTGGTCAACCTGAGCGCGGGCGGGGCCTATCCGACGCTGGGCCTGCTGTGGGCGCTACGTGAAGTGGCGGCGGCAGGTGTGCCCACGGCGGCCTCGTATGGCAACAGCGACGACTGCGCCGGGCTGGTGCCGGGGGACCGTTGCAACCATTTCCCGGCGGACTGGAGCGGAAGCTTCGCCACTTCGGCTGATCCCAAAGCCCCTACCCTGCTCCTCAGTGTGGCGGGCTGGGATGTGGCCACCCTGCAAATGGCGACGTACAACCGGGGCATGCTGTCGCCCGGTGTGATCACGCCGCCGCCCAGCGTGCAGGCCCCAGGCGAGTTCTGGTTCGGTGGACTGCCCTACTTTGGCTCCAGCTTTGCCGCGCCAGTGGTTTCGGGCGTGCTGGCCAACTGGATGGCCTGCAAACCGGGCATGCCGTTCCTCCCATTCGTGAACACGCCGGGGCAGTTGCCGTTGCCGCTGAGCGTGGTGCGCGCCTGTCCTTGA